The nucleotide sequence ATGGTGCTCGGGGATTCCGGCATCTGTAAGCCAATGCTTGACGGACTGAGTAGCTTCTCCAGATGGATTGAGTAGTGCTTTGGCAGATTCCCGTGAGAGATATTTGCCGTAATTGGGATGGTCGGGATCTGAGACTCCATAGAGAGTAGTATCAAGCAGCTGGCTATCTTCAGGCTGGAGGCCAATAGAGAAGTCAATGATCTGATCAGGGTCTGGTGAGTCGGATTCCTGCCAGTCGGCAGGGGTCTCATCCAGAGATTCGAGGACAATTGGGCTTGCCAGAACAGAGGTTACACTAAAGAGTAGGCCCCAGACCTTGAGAGAATTGGTCACCAACATGGCGATAGAGATTGAACTGTAAAGAGATATCGATATGAAGATTGCAGGTCTGCTCGtcaagttgaggttgagcttgCTGAGATGCTCAACTATCGGAGGGAACTGGCTGTTTTGTATCGAATTTGGATATCATATTATGacatcaacttcaagatATCAATCATATATCACAGCATCAATTGTGAgcatgttggtgttggagttGGGGCTATTCTTCACGTTCCCATTCTGGAGGTGGGCGCTGAAGAACAATACTAAGCCACTTCATATTGTTCATGGCAGGTACCACCAACGAACAGCAACACAATCCTTACCAACCGTTCCGACAGAGCGGGTCCTGGTATTACTCCTTCCCAAACAGCCCTTCAATACCTGAAAGGGGTGTTTCTCTTTCCTCATGCTGAATATCATTTGCCATATCAGGAAGCACGAAGCTTGAGGTATTGACAACCCTCAGCCATGGAACTGGTGAACCATTGCTTCTAGAAGCGCGGGAGAAGCCTGTACTACAGACAAACATTTAGGCATTCACATAAAGTAGGACTTACACTCGCAAATTTTCATCCCTTATCAAAAGATAATGACTTCTAGTGAAGTAAGTTCCGTCAGGTTGCATCAAAGGTTGTGCGAATATGTGTTACAAACCTTGACCTCATGTCTTTCATTCCTTACATGAGGTGCTCACAAGCAAAAAACCGTGGTTGTTGCGCCTCTCCTTGCGTTTCTCTGGTCGAATATTGTCCAAGCTTTGACTTGTTAGTCGGCCACTTGGTGTCTCCCCGCTTGAACGAGACCATCACTTGACCAATATTTTGCCTGTTGGTCCTTCGGTGCTTGACATTTGCTTGGCAAGGGGTTGGGCGTTGCTCGTCTATATATTACGGGGGAGGGATTCATGCTTTCGTCAAAGCTAGACCATTAGCTGAGGGCAAACGCCAATGATGCCGTCCGAATCTTGGAATGCATTGGTTGATCACTTTTAGAGCCAACGGTGTCTCAGGCCAGAAACCCACTTTCGGGCCGCGTCGGGAGTCTTCAGACCATCCGTTTCGAGAATGTATGAAGTATGTATAACAGATAGTATCCAATATCAGAGACTATTGGGAAAGCTAGGAATGCATGTATCGGACTGGCCGGTTTTCTTATGAGAAGTTCTCGAAACCGCGTAACACACCATGGGCATTCCATAGGCACCACCAACAGTCGGCGTTGAAGCTTGGCGAGCATTGGAACTCGGATCACATTTAGAACTTTATCAAGGCTGCAGATCGTGAACTTGAAAGTCGTCTTTAGTGGTCAGGATGTGAATCTTGGTTGGCTCGGAGGAAACATAGCTCGAAGCTTTGGGCAAGCAAGCTGCATCAGGGCAACATCTCTAGGTAGAGATGAAGTTCGCATCGACGGAATGAGCTTCGCCTTGGCTGGAAAATTGGGCCCGACATGAGGCGGCATTTGTGGATTCTTGTTGGGAAAACGAGGTCGTGAAATGCGATACTGAGGCATCAATCCGCAAAGCATATACAGCCTCAGGCCTTCACACGAAGCTCCCACTCTCGGTGGGGCGCTCCTACTCACTGTGAATCAACAGGCAGCATCCTCAGCCTGCTATGATCTCGATTTTTCATTGGCCCAAATTCTGCCACTCTTCAAATCACTCTGCCTCTCACCGCCTTCAGATCTAGTATATAATCTCGCCCTGCCCCTCCAAGCTACgcttttcctttcttcttttctccttaGCTCTCTTTGCCTTTTGGCTTAGATCAAGTGTAGTATCTGTTCTTTTCAGTTTAATCTCTGAAAGATGTCTAAGGACATCAATCGTGATTATTCCTATTTTTGAAACTCGGGTGGTCTCCTCTGTGCTTGCACATGATTCCACCCACAGTGTCCCTGGTATTACACTGCCTCCAGGTGACGCGAATGCACTTTTTGAGCTCTTTGTTTTTCGTTGCTTGCTCGGGCTTGCCTGGGCAGTGAGGAAGAACTCCATTCGTCTTCGTGATCTTGCTTTGCTATGTGTAATATGCGATGTCGATGACAGTTGATGATTGTAGCCCGAATAAAGATAGGTCTCGCACCTCCACTCCTTTGCTGTAGATCCCTTTCGTGATCATGGCAACCTAGTGCTAGGCAAATACCCATCGCCCGTCATCTGAATGAACAAACAACAACTAGCGTAGCTCCaacctccatcttctccagagCCTCATCCGCAGAGCCTCATTCGCCCTCCATCAAACCGCCATCATGTCCTCCGACACTCCTCTTCTCGAtccctccatcttctcccacctccaggagaagctcgatgaAGAGACCGCCGTTCGTGATAACCTCACCCAGATTATCCAGCGTCTCGAGCGCGCCGTTGCCACCGCTCAAGGTCTTCTCTCTCGCGTCCACTCTACGCCCCGCGCTCGCTGTCAGTTTTTCACATGTCACTGTTCGTAATGCACAAAGCTGATTAGAGAAAATGCAGACCCTGCGCTTGTATCACAGGTTGAGGATGCTATCAAGGAAGAGGTCACTATTGTGAAGGAGCTGAATGAGGTAGCCAGCAAGCACCCATATTACAAGTACGATCTCCCAGCCATGTCAAAAAGCGTCAAAATCTGATTCGGCGACAGGTACAACAGCAAATGGGCGAGGACCGTTCAAAATGCCATCGGCACCGCTGTCTACACTGCCTGGCTCGGCGGTCTAGGCTCTGACGCCCAGCCTGCTTCTCTCGGTCGCCTTCTCACTCTCGAGCAAGTTGGCGAGGTCTTCCAAGGTCCGCGAGCCATCTCCAAGCCTATATAGAAACCTTGACGCTAACATGCCCTTAGTCCCCACAAACCTCAAGGACCGCGATGCCTTCCACTTCACCATCGAGGAGTATCTCCTATCTCTGACGGACCTCACCAACGAGCTTGCTCGTCTTGCTCCCAACGCTGTCACCCTCGGAGACTTTGAGCTTCCTCTCGTTATTAGCGGGTTCATCAAGGATCTCTTCGCCGGgttccagcttctcaacctcaagaatGACATTCTCCGCAAGCGAGCTGATGCTGTCAAGTATGACGTCAAGAGAGTCGAGGATGTTGTCTATGATCTGAGCCTGCGTGGACTGGTCAAAAGGGCTGGAGAGGGTGACACAGAGATGGCTGCTGCCGAGTAGGTTATCGATATAGTTGAATATCCGAAATCTAAAAGTTGAGGACATCAATCAATGATTAAAACCGGCCGCAGTTATCAGGCCCGTCCATATACAGTTGAGATTGTAATCACAGTTATGCTAACGACGTGAGATATGAAATGTTTCTATTTTCTTGCAATAGCGCATACCACGCCCTTGGGTACATGCTGTAGGAAATTCGAATGTCTTGATCCCCGATTGACCTTGGCTGATGCTAATTTTTTGGTTACATTAAAAATACACCATGATATATCCCACTTCTAAACTCCAAGCCAGGTTCAATATAGTAATCAAGCTTTATATAGCTCATCGTTAGTCGTGTCGAAATGTACACTTGTCTCCTCTAGCACACTTGCCCTGCTGCCAGAAAGTACAAGGCTTGGTGCCAATGAGTGCTTTGTTAGCAGGCTTGTGTGGCGGCAGAgtaggcttcttcttccttccgTCTTTTCCATCCCGGTCGCGGTCATATGTCCGTTCACGGTCCCAACCGCGGTCTTGGTCTCTATCTCGGCTGTATGCTCTGTCTCTATCCCATTCTCGTTCCGCTGCGGGTggtggaggcggaggcgggaCTTGCTGTCCTTGTGCCATTTGGGTGAGCACCATGTACTGCTGATATGAAGGATCGTTGGGGTTGAGATATGAAGCAGCATTTGGGGTTGCGGTCGAGGCTTGGCCTGAAGCCTGCGACGGCTGGTTGATAGCGGCCAGGATAGACTGGAGCTGGATATCGGGGATttgcggctgctgctgcgcagGTGCAGTCGTCGTCTGTGGCTGGGGCTGAATTTGCTGCAACAAAGCCATGTAAGGCGCATAGGcctgttgttgctgagcaTAATAGGCCGCCCAGTCCTGAGGATTGGCTGGGGCTTGGCCAGACGAAGCACCGACAGCTGCTGCTTGCAAGGCGTTGGCCTCCGCTTCTGCGCGCGCACGTTCTTCGTCTGCTCTTTTCTGTCGAGATACCAGCTCTTTGTTGTGCCCCATTTGCCACTCGCGGACCTTCTCTTGATCATGAAGAATCCATTCTGGAGGCGAGTTGCTGGGAAATGGCATGCCTGAGAGAGACTTGGCCACACCTTCAATGGCACCTCCGCAAAGACGAGTAGGCATGTCGGAGTAATGGAAAGCACGCCAGACATCGTTCGTGATTGGGTTCGAGTCTCGCCAGCTCTTGACCTTATCGGATTTGAGCAGGGCAATGACCTGTTCCAACACGGCACGGCCAGCGATAAGAGGTAGAGTATCATTAGCTAGCGCCGGATGGGGCTGTGGTTGAGAAGCATGTTGAGGGGATGTGCGAGCCACCGAAGAGACGCCTCGGAGGTTGCCTAGAATCGAATCGAGACGAGTCGCTGGATTGTTCTTCGCCTCGATGCGTTGTAGGGCCGTGTAGAGTGCTCCATCAGATCCCATTTGCTGCTCATCACGCCATCGATGCTGGATCTCTTGGAACTTTGCATCATCAGGCAGAAATTGTGTCTTCTGTTGATCAGTTCCAGCAGCCTCGAGTATCGGTGACTTGGGTGAGGGTGGTATGTCATCGGGGTCGGTATAGATAGCCATGAGCTCCCGTTGCTCCCTATCGGCGATGCGCTGCTGTTCGTCTGTTGTAAAAGTGACATTTCCGCCTCGAGTAACGAAGTTCTTGTTTCGGACATCTGTTGGCAGCCTAGAGAAGTCGATCGCGACAGGTCCCATCCAAGGTTGATAAGGaacgtcttcatcttcctcttcttcctcttggtTCGCACGCTGTTTGAGTACCATTCCTTCAGATCGATCGTCGGCGGCATCTCGGGTCATGTTCGACTCTCGTCCTTCGTCCTCGGCTTCTTCCTTCTGGAAGATCCTAATCTGAACAAGCTCGGTTTCAGGCTTCCAGCTGACTCGAAGCTTACGGCGAGCCTCTTTTCGGAGAcgcttggccttctcttcGGGCGATTCGGAGATTTCAGTCCCATTTGTCTCCTTTTGTGCAACAGGAGCCTCGGCTTTTGGTGCATTGATCGAGTCTAGTAGCGAAGCAATACCGGACAAGGCgctggctgagcttgaggtcGGAGCGGTTGTAGTCCCATTTCGAGGTGCCGGTGGTTTCGTCTCAGTTCGTGATGGCTTCGCTTCGGCTTTTATCTTGTCGTCACTTATGACCTTCACGTCTGCTTTGGTTTCAGGCTTTGGTGCAGGTTTGGCTACTGGTCTGGGTTTGCCAGGCAGAatagaagctgctgctgcctttGCTGCACTGGTTTTGGATGCTGATTGAAGTTGAATCTTGGGCTGGGCAAGTTTCCTGCTAAGAGCATTGCCGCTAGATTCTACTGCAATCTTTTTAACCGTCCTTGTTTCAGCCTCCTCGTCTCGCCCACGCTTGGCCGAAGGCTCCGTCCCCGGTTTAGCCTTCGCTCTGCTTGACGCAGAAGTGCCTTGATAGCCTGTGCTTTCGGGCTcactggccttgagcttcttgactttgactgTTATCTCTGATACAAGCTCTTTGACCTCCGAGTCTCCCTTATCGGCAAACCGTTTCCTCACTGATTCAAAGTTTGTTGTCTCGGCGATCTTTTTCGTCATAGGAAAATGTGTAAACATCTCAAGGACAATCTTGGGGAGTTTTCCCGAGAAGTCACTCGCTTTGATACACATGATCAGCGCATTCACCAAACTTAAAACTAGCTTTTGGTGGCCGCCGAGGTTATCCAATACCGCATCATCTGCATGCTCGATAGTGGCATCCAAAGCTCGGTAGagtatttctttcttctgtTCAAAGTCCTGTCGGTCCTTTGCAATCACATCTTCcggcttcttgtccttgatagCTTGGTCGAATTCCTGCTTGGCACGGTTCATGTCGGTGCGAAGTTTGATGAAGTACTCGCCTGCTTGTTGAACACGGGATGCAATGAGGGCATTGGTACGTGCAACAGACTGCTCGATGTGCACCATCCCGATGGCATCCCATGCAGCAGCTTCAGCAGGGTCGGCTGGGCGGGTAGCTGCACGGATCTGGACATGGTTAGACATAGAACCTACCAAAGACTGTACCGGATAACTTACGGGCTTACCacgctcttcctcaagctctttttTTGCCTTTTTCTCAGCTTTGTTCTTCGAGGCCTCATCAGATTTAAGTTGCTCTTTGAAAGCATGCGGGTACTCCGTGTATTTGGGACGCCGTTTGCCTAAGCCCTTCATGGAACGATCAAAGTCATCCAAAAGCACCTTGGCCTCCATGCGCCTCTCGTCAAGCCCGCCTTTATCTGGAGAGGGGCGGTATTGGCTGGTGAAACGCCCCTGGACTTCACAGGGAAGACTGTAACCAAGTTCAGGGACCATCTGCCTTCCGCTACGGGGTGGCAGTGCCACAAGAGGGGCAAGCTTATCATAGCTCTTAGGTGCGGGAAGCTTGATTGTTCCCTCATGAACCAAATGAGGAAGCCCTTTGATAGCAGGAAATTTGGCTTGGGCGGCCTTGGTGCGCTTATCGAACTGGTTGATTAACTGGGCTTCTTCAGGCGTGGGAGTCGGAGCTGAGAGGCcatcgagatcatcaacCTTTTTCACAGCAGGAGAACCAACAGGCGAGTCGACATATGCTGCAGTGGGCTCTGGGGTCAGGGTAGGAGTGTTGACTTCAGTCTTCGCTGCccgcttcctcttcttgggaGGCAGTTCGTTCGTCACGGGTTGAAGGGTTCCGGTATCTTGATTCGTGCCTGGTTGTGACAGAATGTATTGCGTGTTGGCTGTGGGTGGTGATGTGGCGTTATTGATGAAGTGGGGTGGCTGCGGATGATGTATCGGCTGCTGGAAATTCTGACCCGGCAGAGGCTGCGAGGTTTGGGGATAGGCCATAGGTTGCTTAGGAGCAAACTGAggctgtggtggtggttgttgCGGTTGGTTTTGTTgcagctgctgctgaggcttaggaggttgctgttgaggctgaggttgcTGTCGTGCTTGCGGATGGCTATGTTGGAAGTTCAGTTGTTCAGTCGGTCGTGGTTGAGGCGTCTGGCCGTTCACTGGAGGTGAAAAAGCAGCTTGGTTGTACTGTTGCTGATTCTGGACCGGGGATGGCTGGGGTGGTCGACTGAAATTATGACCTGGGGTATAAGCAGACGGGATGCCGTCAAACTGCTGCACTGGTGTATGGCTCTGCTGCCTACTCGTTTGTGGCATTACATGCTGCTGAGAAAACTGCTGGATAGAAGGTTCGAAGGATGACTCATTTTGTGGTGCCATAGAATATGGAAAATTGGTAGACTGAGGATGACTTGATAGTTGTCCAATGCCAGCCATGGCGTTATCCAGGTTCATTTTGCTGTGTTGACCGTAGATATCAGTGTGAATTCCACTGAAATCTGTGTCCATTACATCTTGTGACTGTTGTGGATATTGTTGGTTCATGGAGAGAGAGTCATGGCTTGGGTGGTAGCTTGCTTGGTCCTGTTGAGAGCCATGCAGAGTGCTTGAGAGGAAGGGGTGACTTTGATCAGAGTCGAAAAAGTTTGATGGGGAAGCATCTTGAGGATTAAGTTGTGAGTAGGCTGACTGCTCACTCACAGGCTGTGACCAAGGCTGATGGGGGTCAAATTGGCCGCCTTGGCTTGCAAAAGCATAGTTATTGTGCCATTGATGCTGTGTCTCATCGGCGCCGCTTTGGCCATTGTTTGACCAAGACTGCATCTTGTGATAGATGCTGTGTTTAGAAGAGGCAGCTGCTACAACAGTAATACGACCACAGAGACCAAGGGTCAATTATCCTGAACAGCTTTAAGAGCTATTGCGTGATATTAGCAATCATTGCTACCTTAAGATGAGGTGCGAGTGTGTAAACGCGAAGGACGTGATGAAGGAAATGAGTAAGGGCAGTCAGTTGAGCCTCGTGCAACAGCGCGAGGGCGTGGCTGGGGGTTGACGTAGCCTTATCTGAAAAGCGAGAAATAATGTACTGACATACGTAAATTAAGCTGATAAGTGACTTTATGCAAGTGTCTTGCTGTTAGGTAGAGGCTTTCGGCTATCGCATATGCAGGTGGCCCACCATAGAAATACGCTAGTCGATAAACGGACGGACAGACAAGGGTCGAAGTCTTGGAGAAAGGGACAAGGTGAATGAAGCTGAAAGTCTAGAGAACGCAAAAACAACCATCAGCAAAGTCTGCAACAAGAACTAGAAGGTCAGTAGTGAAGTAAGTGATGTgaaaatagtataaaaggATTCTCGTGAATTTTCTGCAGGATTAAGGCGTAGAGGGCGTTGATAAagagcatccatccatcttccATTAATAAGAGGCCGTTAGGTGGTTTAGCAAAAGGGTGTATGGCTGGTTGACCAAAGGTTGGACAAAGAATTGAGTGCGACAGGCTCGTCGACAAAGAAACTCGAGGGGGGAGGGAAATCGAGAATGATAAACTCGAACCAaagtttaaaataaaataaaaattggCTTTGTCGAAAAGATTTGATCTCTGAAGCAATTCAGATTGCTTTGTTGGAAAataggtagtaggtagtgGCATTCTGGAATGACTTTGGTGGTGGAGCCACTGTTTCCTTCAGATGAGTGTGCACCCGCATTTTAGTGTAGCGTAGTCCCTGTGATGTTGCTGTCTTGGGGTGCCGCTGAGCAGAAGTTGGAGCTGAAGACAGCGTTATTTCCAGCCCCTGTACCCAAGCAAGCGCCTGGAAAGACAGGCGCCTGCAACGTCGCAAAGACGATGATCAACAGCCATGACGCCCTTTTTGACtctgaatgaatgaatgaatgctCTTTATATCATCAAATACTCGTGCCGCAGCTTTTTTAGGTGCGCGTTCGCCTGCAAACTGGCCAGATTGTGGATGCCTGGTTTTCGTCACCTGGACCTCTCTGGGTTACCCAGCCGCCACAGCTCTTCGCCCCTAGAAGACGATGCTGAGGAGCTTTTATCTCCAAGCAAGTCTCCACGACGGTaaccatctcttcatctcgcAATTTAAATGCTGCAGAGAGTCCAAGTGGTGGTTGGTTCCATTGTTATAGAGATATCACAGATacgatgctgctgctttGGTTCATGATGGCGGGCAGTATGACCGAGCCATGCAGAATGACGCGACAGAGGTAAAGAGGTTGATTGGTGCAGGGTGGAAAAGGGAATGGGGTCAAGTTTGGGCATACCCTTTGATTCAGATAAGGCTCCTTCAGTACAGTAAATCTGTCCGTCTTCCTACCAAAAGATGCGGAGCAACTCTATTGCCATCTGTATATTGAGCAAGTCGCGTGGTGTTTACAACATTATCGAACGGAGGTGTGACCTGTCGGAGAGGCAAAGAGAGCAGCACAAGGGTGACCCGTTGGTTCGCCAGGACAAGGCGGTTGACGCGGGCGCAGATCCGAAGGATGAGCACAAAGATGGGAATTAAAATACCAAGCgcagcttatatataaacgcGTTTGACCTGCTGAGCGCCAGTCAGCGTTTGTCGCGATGGTTGATGGTGGTTGATGAAGTGTCGTCAGATCgaagagaatgaagagaagTCCCTGGCGATTTCGCATGGAGCTCAGAGAACGGACCTCGACGTGTTTGTCTATGATGTGGCCCCATATCTCAGGCACAAACACGATCATGACGGTGGGCAACTGAACTGGCAAGTGCCCCTTTGAGAAATCAGCGGGCCCAGCACCGTGGCACTTTCCATATCCAATCGTGTCGGCGCTTGCATCGGTCCGTGCTTCCAGCTTGCGCGCCATCGGGGAAGCTTTCCAGCAACCGTAGTATTGGATCGTGGCCTCAAGCTGCCATCAACCTAATTGATACGTTTTCTTGACTTGAAGATTGGCTTAAGGTTCTATACCTAGGATCCTCTAAGGCTACAATATCTTGTTTCGATTTACGTTGCCTCCTACAATCGAGCCCTCTGTGAACAAGCGACCTGGCCATTCTCCTGAATTACATCCCACTATCACCCACCACCTTAAGCTCTCGACGTCCCGACGTCATCTGCCAATATGGCAACCAAGGGAAACTCTCTGCGCGATCGCCAAATAGGTTTGCGATGCTCAATACTCAGTGCGGCCCTCGTTCTTTGACTAATTCTTATTCAGCGTCGCTAAAGAAAATCCTCAACCTGAACGAGAGTGTCGAATCCTCCGAGGCCGACGAAGCCCATGCCAATGGTTTACTCGCTCCTGTTGCGCCTATCCTCGATGCAGATGGCAACCCTATCTGGAAGGTACTGgtctttgatgatcttggtcgGGATGTTATCAGCAGTGTTATGCGCGTCAGCGACTTGCGGTCAATGGGCGTAACCATGCACATGTAAGTCGACGAGCCTCACAAAGATATACAATGTTTAACATGGGCTGCGCAGGCACATTGGCGGCGCAAGGCACCCCATCCCCGATGTCCCGGTCATCTACCTCCTCGAACCGAATGCGCAAAACCTCCAAGCCATTACATCCGACTTACAGAAGGGGCTTTACACTCCCGCTTACATCAACTTTCTATCCTCTCTCCCTCGTGTCCTGCTTGAGGAGTTCGCTACAcaaactgctgctgctggaacaTCCGAACACATTGCTCAGCTTTTTGACCAATATTTAAATTTCATTGTCGCTGAACCAGATCTATTCAGTCTGGGCATGCAAAAAGAGCATACATATTGGGCATTGAACAGTGCAAACACCAGCGACGAGGAGCTTGATCGCGTAGTGGATAAAATCGTCAGCGGTCTATTCAGTGTAATTGCTACTATGGGTATGCCAGACATTCTGTGTTCAAACTCGACATGCTGATAAATTTTACAGGAGTCATTCCTATTATCCGATGCCCCAAGAACGGTCCTGCAGATATGGTCGCCGCGCGACTCGACCGAAAACTCCGAGATCATATTCTCAACTCAAAGGACAACCTCTTCTCTGGACCGCGAACGAACGCTTCATCAAATACTCACTCTTCCCGACCCGTACTCATTCTTCTCGATCGAAACGTTGACTTGGTGCCAATGCTTTCTCATTCTTGGACATATCAAAGTCTGGTTCACGATGTTCTCAACATGAAGCTCAACCGCATCACCATCGAAAGCCCTGCGGAAGAAGGAAACCCTGCCAAGGGTCCCACGAAGAAGGGTTACGATTTGACTACAAACGACTTCTTCTGGGCCAAAAACGCTGGCAGCCCTTTCCCTCAAGTAGCGGAGGATATCGATGCTGAATTGACCAAATACAAAGAAGAAACCGCTGCGATTACGAAAAGGACTGGTGTTACAAATTTTGAGGACTTGCAGGCCGACACCAGCGCTAGCGCTCAGCATCTCAAGGAGGCAATAACGTTACTTCCTGAAATGAGAGAACGTAAAGGCATTCTCGACATGCATATGAACATCCTGGCGGCTTTGTTGACAGGAATAAAGGATCGCCAGCTTGACAACTATTTCCAACTGGAGGAGAATGTTGTGAAGCAGACCAAACCTCAGATTATGGAAATTATTAGTGACAGTACCAAGGGTTCTGAACCCGCTGATAAGCTGCGGTTGTTCATCATCTGGTACTTGAGTACGGAACAAGAGGTGAACCGACAAGAATTCGAGGGTTTCGGAAAGGCCCTCTCAGAAGCTGGCGCGGATGTGTCATGTCTGCCCTACGTTCGACAGTAAGTTTTTTGAAAGCATTGATTTGTCTTGCGTATACTGACCAGGACAGGGTTCGCGCTACAACCAAGATGACACAACTCActaccatcaacaacaatacTGCTCAGCCTGCTCAAACTTCAGACCTCTTCGGCCGCTTCTCATCTATGTCGTCTCGTCTTACCGACCGCCTCAAAGAATCAGGCGTGCCCACTGGTCTCTCATCAAACTTTGAAAGCCTCATCAGTGGCGTGAAAAACTTCCTCCCTGTCGATCGCGATTTCACAGTTACGAAGATCGTCGAATCGATCATGGATCCTTCGTcagcctcctcttcagctATTGCCAAGACAGAGGACTACAAGTACTACGATCCTAGATCCGCCAATGCTCGAGGCAGCATGCCTGCACCAAGTGCCATGCGGTCTGGGGCTGGAACTACTCCAGGTGGCATGCCTGGTTCCCAAGTGTCCGGACAGACAGCTAGCTTTGGTCAAAGAAGACAAGGATTCAGTGAAGCTGTCGTTTTCACAGTTGGTGGCGGTAGCATTGATGAATATGGTAACCTGCAGGAGTGGGTGAGTCGAACAGGGGGCGACAGGGCTAAGAAGAGGGTTGTATATGGCAGCACAGAGATGATGAATGCTGCCGAGTTCATCAAGGAGGAACTAGACACACTGGGAAAGGAGGTATCACCATGATACTTTGGCTTTGAAGAATAGATGATGGGATTTCCGGATCATGAAGGCACACTAAAAGCTTGCAACTTGGTACAAACTATTCCTTCCAAGGTCCTCTCGTACCTCGTCAACAGTGAAATAGTGCTGTTGATGTGTTTCTGAATCACTGAAGACCTTGAGACTGAATCTATGTGTGATGGCCAGACTACTGACGAGTAGCAAACTAAAGCAAGTCACCAAAAGAAGTCATTTCTTTAATCTCCTTCTTTCATCAATCTCACACCTCTTGTGATATCTTCAAAGTTGCATTTTACTGTCGCGTGCTACCCTAAGCCTTTCCGAGTCGTTAAGCGGAACATTTTAGAACCGGGCGTGGGAGCTAACCGCCAAGGGTGCCTGAGCTACTGTAAGGTACGTACCGGTCTAATGTGAGAACAACACCGCCTGAATGGAAGAGACCCGTAGGTCCCGTCACAGcctggtttggtttggttcgGCCTCGCCTGGCCCTGAACAGAACTGAATGCGCCAAAACATCAAATCTTATTGGCACTCTCTCCTTGTCCCATTGTTTCCCTCAGCATCGACAAACATCGCCAACTCGTATCATCAACAAAACACCACGCGATTGATCGTTTCGTATCTCGATTATATTCGCAAACCCTACAGCGCGTTTCATTCGTAGACGATATCTCTCGCCCGATCGCGCGTCCATCACAGCCTCCCTCGCAATGGACGAGTCCCCCGTTAAGACAGAGGGCGCCACTCGTCATCGCGCTGGGTACAAatcatggaagaagaagtataGAAAGATGCGCATCGTGTTCGATCACAAGATGCATGATGGCGAGGAGTTGCACAAGCAAGAAGACAAGGCTGCTGCATTG is from Fusarium musae strain F31 chromosome 4, whole genome shotgun sequence and encodes:
- a CDS encoding hypothetical protein (EggNog:ENOG41~BUSCO:EOG092619MJ), coding for MATKGNSLRDRQIASLKKILNLNESVESSEADEAHANGLLAPVAPILDADGNPIWKVLVFDDLGRDVISSVMRVSDLRSMGVTMHMHIGGARHPIPDVPVIYLLEPNAQNLQAITSDLQKGLYTPAYINFLSSLPRVLLEEFATQTAAAGTSEHIAQLFDQYLNFIVAEPDLFSLGMQKEHTYWALNSANTSDEELDRVVDKIVSGLFSVIATMGVIPIIRCPKNGPADMVAARLDRKLRDHILNSKDNLFSGPRTNASSNTHSSRPVLILLDRNVDLVPMLSHSWTYQSLVHDVLNMKLNRITIESPAEEGNPAKGPTKKGYDLTTNDFFWAKNAGSPFPQVAEDIDAELTKYKEETAAITKRTGVTNFEDLQADTSASAQHLKEAITLLPEMRERKGILDMHMNILAALLTGIKDRQLDNYFQLEENVVKQTKPQIMEIISDSTKGSEPADKLRLFIIWYLSTEQEVNRQEFEGFGKALSEAGADVSCLPYVRQVRATTKMTQLTTINNNTAQPAQTSDLFGRFSSMSSRLTDRLKESGVPTGLSSNFESLISGVKNFLPVDRDFTVTKIVESIMDPSSASSSAIAKTEDYKYYDPRSANARGSMPAPSAMRSGAGTTPGGMPGSQVSGQTASFGQRRQGFSEAVVFTVGGGSIDEYGNLQEWVSRTGGDRAKKRVVYGSTEMMNAAEFIKEELDTLGKEVSP